In Miscanthus floridulus cultivar M001 chromosome 19, ASM1932011v1, whole genome shotgun sequence, the DNA window GAATGTAATCACCACCATAGAAGGAAGGTAGATCGGCCTACTATTCGTGCGTCTATCTGCGCCGCCAGGTGGGGCCACATTGATCCCGCGATCGCCCAGTAGGAAAGATTGCAGCGAGACACGTTGATCGTGGATCCTGCTCCCTTCCTCATGCGATCCGTGGCTGCCTCGGTCTCCTCCGTGACGGCGCAGGAGCGCACGACACCCCGGCCCTCGCAACTCGTcgctcccctcccctccgcgGCATCGCTCCCCTTCCCTCCGTGACTCTCTGCTTGGCTGTGCtgctgtcacaccccaaaatttctgatttggggttgtgcatagaaaacactaaataaaataaattattttaaaatttggataaaatttaccaagtttagtttgagctagcgcaaatttagttatagaaaaaatataaattttcaaagttttctaattttgactggcgtttggatgatgtgatgtttgtttgttgcttctttgtgtgttgagagtgagcaaagtctttaaagtgcgttagtaggtcgattttccttctccggCACACCTTTATCTTTTTcgacaatcaaattctttgtttcttgtCTTAAGTTTTCGTTGGGAGCTTTCTAAAATCTTTTtttgtaacgcaaatcactccttttagttcctcgtccgtcaatcaatctctacaaacttctcggaAATTTTTTCAGCTTTTttagaacttgttcctacttgtctgtgagcataatttaatttttagatgctccaaattatcttatcatgggctccaaatactttatttgggttcctcatgttccataatgtctatgggattttttcctgaattttcagagctttcggagtatttttcgcggcttatatcataattctagacttttctagaattattttatataagaaattaattaattccgaaaataataaatctctcattttttttcgacgctcaaagcccatgtacaCTAATCCTAATGAATCCTAAAGGCCCATACATTTAtatactaatgggctttaatgattatttaggcccattagtaaatatggagggtgcaacatcaattagtaccatattgctagttgatgtagatgtggagagtttttcttctaataaatatgtaccaatcccttgggcaaagcacaccaaaactaccataagagGAGtctctagtttgggaaatccctcgtttagtaaattagatttttttcCTCCTTCTCTCGccatcgtcgtcgccgccgcgctaCCCAACCCGGCCATCCTCTCCTTCGTGCAATAAGTCGAGCCCACCCCTATGCAGCTGTTGTTGCCATGGCCATGTGGTGGCTGTAcgggaggccaaaggatgaagacgaggtaattacgaaattaccatcagttcgtaatatcgtcgtcgtatattcgttttaagtCCGTTTCGAGTCGTTCGATTcgtatcgatgtgatctacatgctagtgtcgtcgtttttcatgtcaagtgacttttatatatatgcttaaatattaatttgattaatatgcatgcaactagtttttataaataaaagcaacatatttatatacaatgctcttttgtaaataagttttaacatgactagttgctaacataaatatgtttctaaattataatatgtttattctaaaacacatatcaaatttgattagatgttctcatATGACAATTTGTATTTGCAAGTTgaagttgaattggcataaatgatatcaaaatatttataaataaaatatgattagcttcaactcagtttttaagtataaatatgatttgtttaatctaaattaatgctactcacatagtttttcctaattaacataaatcaagcttatagtcttctcttttcttttataatataaaaccatATAGTCGTTTCTTTACAACTGTAGttctgattagcgtgcttttcgtgtctgtgtgttcgtagcgacatctagaacatctttaaaatgtTTTTacttatgtttggtgtactgttctgatttagttctattgtttgctttgtgtatgattgcatggatgcttatgtggtactttatgatcatgtccagtcggtgagctttacgtgttgatcagaaatgagttccattgaaggtttggactagaagaagaatctaaatttaaggcaagtatagcatgggatcatccttgttgtcgtatacacctttaatcatttaattcatactgcatgtgtctaccttgactaccactaaggatatcctagtcttttgtacttataccttgatacctatggggtattacattgggtagtatgatgatagtgctcaactacaaccatgatcttgtaacttaactaatagtatatgcaataaacactaaaagatgctttttagcaacatggaacaagagggctagagcgtttggctatttttatggtgctctagattcctctccctaaggacttatctgtaagtgatcatccaagacttgcagtacaactatgaggacgacatggctctggtcttagtctagtaccttgctctttctagtttgtagcagtttaccgaaagggcaagaggggcataccaggctgtgtatgggcctcatccccagggtgtgtactatgctacgTATATAAGTGTCACTTctagagatgactccataacacttgggagatggaatccttagcggctgctccttattagaacgactggggaaaagcttcgtagtgtaccaTGCCTGCTCACATTAAAAGTGTTTTGAGAGTTGCAaatccgggcatatgggtatcacgactcaaggtgaaagtgtacaacctctacagagtgtaaaactggtatatcagccgtgctcacggtcacgagcggccttgaaacccttacggaatagatgatgaacactaaaaatatggatgatgaagatgctcactaatggttaaatgtttatgctattcattattcatgtttacctgatcatgtgtttatgggcttgtgataaatttgttgccacccaattgctcaaagatgactcattaaaagctaatcgcagttaaaccagtgttagccttttgagcctcatgaacctcatattataattgttgagtacgacatgtacttacgcttgctttatttttcatatatttagaaaaatcccggataggtaccagattgctagaactttggaggaattaggcttatgatcaaccagtcagttatccctgtggaattagagtcttcacccgaagatcggagttgtctttccgctgtttgctatctaaggttatatcctttatactaagtacgttatattttaagcattgtctttcgatattacccttatttgtatctatatgtgagatttgatttcctgggctcacatatggtgtgtatctgattttgttcttaaaatcgagtGCTACAGCTGCAAGCCGCCGACCACAGTGAGGGACCACAACACCTTCCCCCACGATGCCTCACAATAGGAAGGAGCCAGGCTGCTGCTAGATGCCTTTCCCTTCTCCCACCTCGTGCTGACGAGCCCAGCCACCAGCGATCCTGCTCCCTTCCTCATGCAGTTCGTGGCTGCCCGTTGACGACCCCAGCCGCCAGCAAGGTCGCGGCTGCTCGCTGATGAGCCCAGCCGGTCGCGTCGGTCCCATGCTCCCTTCAGTCATTCCCCTACCACCAAGCCACCACGCTTGGCTGGCTGCCGACACTCCACATTGATCGCGCCCCACGTCCAGCGGCCGCCAGTCGTCATCGTCATTGTCATGGGAACATCCACGCCGATTGCCGACATAGGGCCCTGCCGTCGGGGTGCAAAATATCTGAATTCGCTCATAGATTGGTTCTAATGAAAGGCCTTGTTTTAGATTTTCAAACTATGCAGGCTTATTTTTATACATAGTTCTGAGTAATGTGTGGCCTCGTTTGTGCCCAGGTGATGACGCAAACTGCACCTGAGCCTTACTAGGAGCTCACGCCGATTACTGCGAGTGGAACAGAAAATTTCTTCTAATGCAGTTCTTATTAACGTTCAATCAAGATACAGGTAAGCATGATCACTTATGCTACTATCATTtttcatatatatgtatatttgattCTCAATCATGTACGTAAGGTATTACCGAGATAATGCATCATTAGTATTACTCGTTACTCACGCATTGAGTAGTCGAGATGTCGCTCCGCCTATGTGTCACATCTGATAGTAGATCTTTTAGTGTTGTTCCAAACGTACACCAAAGCAAGAGTGATTGGCTGTAAAACAAAAATGATTACCATTACCAACAATGAAATGTAGCAGTGCCATGATGGGCTAAGAACAGCTCATAAATGAAAAGAGTAATGCAGTGGACAAAATCTAGAAAATTGCAGAGATACTGAGTAGTATTGCTTGACATTAAAGGATGATCTTTTACATAGACACGCATGCAATTATGCTACTAAAATACAGGCTAAATGAACCACCATTACTAATGGTAGAAGCATCATTTGAGAAGGCAAATAGCATACTAACTAATTAATCTGTATGCACCCTAACGGGATGGACAAACATTGGTTCATGGCAAATTCAGTCATACAATTTGAGAAGGCAAATAGCATACTAACACCTGGCAGTTTGTCTCCATCAGTGCCAGTAACGAACAAATTATAGCACCACTACTTCCAACTTTCCATCACTACACAACAGAAAAAGTTTCATTAACAGTGTGTCTATAATGAAATCTTATGAAGGAAAATGCATTAAAATACTGACCAGAAGAACAGAATTGGCGTGATGCTAAAGACAGACTCTAAATTAAAGTGACAAATACATGTTGATATCAGCGATCAAAGGAGTTGCATAAATGCTGGAACTAACTTCAGTCTGCCATCTCAGCAGTAGTGCCTGTAAAAAAATTAATAACTATTCCGTCCACAGGTGCGACACCAAAGCCGCTCGCTCCCATGCATCCCTGGGTGCGACACCAAAGCCGCTCGCTCCCATGCATCCACCCGTGCGGCAACCTCCGTGATCTCCTGCTCCTCCAATCACACTTCCTCCGATCAGGCTCCTTCCAAATCACGACCATCACGTGGAATCAGGAACCCACTACGACAAAAGGAAACAACCCTCATCAACACAATCAATCCCATCACCATCACCCCAGGACCAATCACGCGAGCATTAATACATCATACGATCACCTCAACCTCGTGTGCAGCCCTCGCCACTTGCCCCGCCCCCCTTGCGCGCCGCCCTCACCTACAGCCTACCACTCGTCCTCAGCAACTGCATCGCCCTGAGCCAGAAGCCCGCGATCCGATGCTGCCTCGTCCGACGTCACTGTCGTCCTCGAGCCACCCTCCATGGCCATGACCGAATCAAGGATGCCGCCGCTCCGACGTCCCTGCACTACAGTCTACGCCACCAACCATCCGCGGCCACGACACCCTACTCCGTCGCTGTCATCCTCGAGCCGCCCTCCACGGCCACGACCACCACGCAGAAGCGAAGACGCCGCTCCGACGTCCTTGCTCTGCTTCACGGTGTTCTACATCCTTCACGGCAATGGTGAGTAGTCCGAACCCCAGAACCTCGTGTCCCCATCACAGACATCATGAAACCACCAGCACATACCTGGTTTTCCTTGCCACCGTCGACACCACTGCACGTGGGAAGAACAACTGCGCCACCATTTTACCAGCCGCGGGAAGCACGGCCGAGCTGTGGGCTCGCCGGCGCCTCTGATGCTCCGTGCGAGGCGCAAAGGGCACCACCATGGTGCCGCTCGACGGCGCCGCGCGTGGCTCCGGCCGCACGCGTGCACCGGCGAAGGGCACCAAGGCCGCGCCACCACCTCCTCGTCGCGTCCGCTCTCAAGTTCGGCTGCGTCGGCTCTCAGGTGCGGCGAAGACAGAGAACGGGAGGGAAGTAATGGGTGCTAGGGTTTTAGGGGGAGTCGTGGCTGGGGTTTTGATCTTCTGAAATGGATGCTCGACCGTCGGATGCAAATCGACGACCGCCGTTGCTCCGGGCCAGAACAGGCCCAGGCGGGGAGCGAGATTGCTGGCCTAGGCCCAGATTGCGGCCACGGGCCGATTTTGCCAACTAGGCCATCGGTGCGGTGGAGAGGGGCGTTTGCTCCTGGGTCGCGGAGAATGAGTGCGCGTGCGGTTGCAGAGTAGGCCGTGGGCCGCGTTTTTGAGTTGCTAGGCCAAATGACAACAGTTTGATTGTTTAGGTACATATGAGTTCATAAGTACATGCATAAAATATTATTTCTCATTTAGCAAAATAGGGTATATCATCATTTTGTTTATCGTTTGAGAAAATATGTTATCCTTTTTTTTAACTTGCTAGCATGAAATAATTTATAGCCGCTTTAGTTTCATAGTTTATTGTTTACAACTGTAAGAACGACCGCATTTTTAGAAGATCGTTATTTCTATAACTAAAAGActattttctttttaaaaaaaactgtCTTCATGTATTTTTAAACCTCTTTCCTACATGGAGCCTAATGAAAATCATAGTTGTCGCATGCCATTAAGAGACTTGTCAAACCAGATAAATGAAGGTAAATACTGATGCCGATGTGTATATGTATATGAAAATTTTAACATATGATAATTAATGATGTTAAATCTGTCTTCTAAAAAAAGCAGGCGGTGAAAGTGGATCTAATGCACTTACACAAGTCTCCGATTTTTAGGGACTTAAAAGACAAAGGGACAGAGCAAGGCTTGCGGAGCGTCGTGCGGCAATGAATGAAGAACAACGGAGCGACATTAATAGAAAGCGACTTGAATCATAGAACAAAGAAAAAAGGCAATTCTAAAAACGATAAACTATTTATAGGTGACATTCTTAGCTTTATTATGTCGCACTACCTGTAATGCCCGTGTGTTTAATATTAATAATCTAAAATAGCATGCAACTTGTTTGTAGATGGTGACGTTGCAACTGACATTGATAACACAGTTGACACCGAGAATAATGATTGGCTCCATAGTAACCAGTCATACCAACCTATGCGAATTGGTAAGGAGAACACAAtattgcaatatatatatatatatatatatatatatatatatatatatatatatatatatatatatatatatatgtggtgttgtcTAGGATAATGGTGTCACCTCATAATAATGAGCAAAATTTCTTATGTAGGTGAATGCTCGGTGATGAGTGTAGATAACAGTAGCATCATTGACTTGAATAAAACACAATGTACAAAAGACTATGTGGACACCAATCTGAGTCATGATTGTGGTACCCCTGCTACTTTTGATAAACCACGTCAACAGTACTTTAGGGAATGGTATATAAATATGACACCAGAAGAGAGGGAGGCTAGACGCGAACAACAACGAAAAAGTTATAGGGTGCCTGGGCGAAAGGAGGTCAAAGTAGCGGGTAATAAAAGATGAAGGGAGGTGCAAAAGGACACCCTACACCAGGATTCTATCGCCATGGAGAACCCATTATTTGTTCCTGAGCTCGTGTGGCCCACTGTAGGCGCATCTGGAGCTCATGGATCCATGGTGAAATCTAGTGATTGGGTTATCCCAAAGTCCAGTGCAACACCTATTTATATTCCTCCACCTCATGAGGAGGTCGATGATGAAGGATGCGATGAGTTGCTGTCTGGCCATATGACACAAAGATCACATGTTCCATCTAGACAAAGACATGTGTTGTTAACATGTCGTAACATGATGTTTGAGCGTCGCATTGGTTTGAACACAAGGGCATCTAATAAAGATGGTGACTGCATGGCTGAAGACTAAGTGGGTGCTAACACACCCTTGCCTCATTCAGTCATGATCAACAAAGGTATATACTAATGCCTCATTATCCCATTTAGGGGACCTATATACCATATTATACCTAACCGATCCATGGTAATTCCATGATTAATAGAAAGGGCAGGACCCAACATTCAGGCTACATCATCCACACTGATGGCACCACTGTTTGATGATTGTGAATGCATGGCAGAAGAATACCCGAATGATAACACACCCTTGCCTCAATCAGTCCTGACCAACAACGGTAAATACTAATGCCTCATGACCCCATAGGTGACCTATATTGTATACCATATTATACCTAACTCAACCATGGTCATTACATGATTATCAGAAAGGATAGGATCTAGCCCTCAGCCTGCATCAAATGCACCAATGACACCACTATTTGATGACAACAGTGGTAATTTACACTATTTTGTAACATTCTTTAAACTATTTGAACTCCTTTGTTTATTTTTACCCATAGTTCTACTAACTCACGTATCTTTGACGGCCATAGATGATGATGAGGGAGATATATTTAAAGAGGATGACAAAGAGGATGAGGGATACATGTTTGTTGGGCAAGGTATTTGTATGAAAGACCGAATATAAATCAAATCTTCCACTACTTTATCTAAACTAATATGGCTTAAATGTTATTTCagaagaggaagatgatgatgatgtccacgaCAATGACCTTGAGGAAGACACGACTTCTGTCCATGAAGTACCTAACTAATACAATGAGGTGTATAGTAACATGCCTACAGATACCCATATGTTTAAACCTGTTGCAAATTGCGAGCACTATGATGCAAAAAGGTTTGAGCATGAACCATGTGGGTTCTATTGTCATGATGGAAAGGTCGAGCTCAATGAACTGAACATACCTAATGAGCTTATGAGGCTTTGGTCAAGTAATGACGCAGATGGTAGGCACTTTCGTAACAACATTGGGTTTTTCAATGGCCATTTCTCTTTCACTTCTCTATATTGTCGCCTCGATAGCGCTACTGCAAGCTAGAAGAACAGTGGCATATACACCTTTCATGCACATGGCCTGATCTATCACGACATAAGGTCATTTGGCAGAGAAGAGGGTAAGAAGCCAAGACATCTCGAGCTTTACTTCTACGACGATGATCCAAGCCTTGAGCACCGCTATCGACGATGTCGTGAAGAGAAGTGCCAAAAAGATAAGGAAGTCATTAAGAGGCTTGTGGCCATCCTTCGTGACAACCCATACTCACAACATCTTAGGAGTGTGGGCCAGGCTCACCACCTCAAGGACTATCATGTCACACTAAACCTTGACCAAAGGTTGGATCAGAGAATATACAATGTACCATCAACTATAGAGGTGGCTGCTGTTTGGATTGAGGGAAGAGAACTCCTTGGTCAGTTCTAGAATAGTGTTGTCCTGCATGGGAAAGATAGAAGCAGACATGGCATCCGCTCATATCATGGATGTTACGATACTCTTTCATACCCTCTATTCTTCCCTAAGGGTGAGCTTGGGTGGCACATAGATATTTCGAAGAAAGGAGTTAGTATGGAAGAAGTCATCGAATATCGTGCTCTACAGAAGGCTCATAGTGGGTCAGAAGAAGAAATAGGTTTGTTATTCTTCTTATTTAAATACTTCGCATACATGTACCTCAGTGGTTATTCtacaaacaactctaattcatgGCTATTTTTTGTAGACTCCTCTGGTAGACTATGCGTGTATGTGCGTGACTACTACTGCTACAAGTTTCAGATGCGTGTAGGAATATTTAACCCCATACTATATGGAAAGCGTCTATTCCAACAGTTTGTAGTTGACATGTACATCAAGATCAAGAGTTCTCGATTAGATTATATAGGCAACCATCAAGATGATATTAGGGCTGACCTCTACCAAGGATTGGTTGATAGCCTACATGTCGGTGAAGGTAGAGTAGAAGCTGTTGGAAAATGGATAGTGATGCCTTCATCATTTATTGGAGGCCCACGTGACATGAGGCGTCGATACATGGATGCCATGGCTCTGGTACAGAGGTTTGGTAAACTGAACATCTTCCTAACTATGACATGTAACCCAAACTAGGATGAGATCAAGCATGAACTCTACCTAGGCCAGACACCACGGGATCGTCTAGATCTTGTTGTAAAAGTCTTTAGAGCAAAACTACAACAGCTGAAGGATAGACTACTAAAAAAGAATATCCTTGGAAAGGTGCGAGCACATGTTTATGTTGTGGAGTTCTAGAAGAGGGGTCTGCTGCATGCACATTTTTTGCTAATCATGGATAAGAAGTACAAGATCACGTGTCCAAAGCAGTATGATCGCCTCATCTCAGCTGAgctcccaaacaagaagaagtaCCCAGTCTTGTACAAGATGGTTACCAACCATATGATGCATGGCCCTTGCGGACTGCTTAATCGCTATTGTCCATGCACAAAGGGTCATGATTCCTGCAAGAACCGTTACCCTAGACCTTTCTGCGATGTCACGGTACAAGGCAAGGATTCATATCTAGTTTACAGATGGCGTGAAGATGGCCGAAAAGAAAAAGTTCATGGACACGAGCTTGACAACAGATGGGTCATGTCTTACAACCCATATCTCCTCCATCTATTCAACTACCACATTAATGTTGAGGCATGTGGGAGCATCAAGACAGTCAAGTATCTATTTAAGTACATTTACAAGGGTCATGACCGGGCATCTGTGGCTATGAGAGAGGCTGACAAGGAGGATAGTGAAAGGAAAGTTGATGAGATCAAGTAGTACAAAGATGCTAGATGGGTAACCCCCCTAGAAGCCTTGTGGAGGATATACATGTTTGATTTGAGTGATAGGTGCCCTTGTGTTTTGTCCTTACAACTATATCTTCCAAACATGCACATGGTGTCATTTCACCGGTGCTAGGGGAGTCGACGAGTGCTTGATCGTCTAGGTGCTGACAAATCAATGCTTACAGCATACTTCGAGAAGAATAGTACAGATGAAATAGCTCGAGGTATATTGTACCGGCACTTTCCTGAGTTCTATACGTGGCAAGCACAGGGCAAAGTTTGGCAAAATAGGGTATGTCATGATACATTATGATAGATTGGAAAAATCATGTCACCAATCTAGCCGAGGGTGAGCGTTACTATCTTAGGGTTCTCCTAAACCATGTGGCAGGTGCAACCTCCTTTGAGTGTCTAAGGACCATGGATGGCAAAATCCTACCGACCTTCCGTGAAGATACAGAAAGAAGGGGCTTAATCGAAGAGGACAATACGTTGAATGAGAGTCTCGCTGAGGCAACCGGGTGAATGATGCCATATGCGCTACGAAGGCTCTTTGCAATAATATTGGTATTTTGTGAGCCTAGTGATGTGTTTGTACTGTGGGAGAAATGCAAGGAGGCAATGTCGGAGGACTACAGGCGCAATAATCAAACCACCTTCATGGTAGAGCAGATGGTCCTCATGGATATTAAAAAATTGCTACAATCAATGCAGAAGGATATAAAGATGTACCCACTTCCTGATATTGATGACACATATGATGCCTGTCGTGATATTCCTAGAGAGATTTTTGAGGAGGCTAGCATTGAGGCTAACGAGGATGGTGTGGCTCTGTCAGACACCCTTAACATGGAGCAGCGGGCTGCATACGATGAGATCATGTCCTCGGTTGATACCGAGGGTGGGGGTCTCTTCTTTGTGGATGGTCCTGGCGGGACCAAAAAGACTTATCTATACAGAGCACTTGTCGCTACTATACGCAGTCAGAAAAAGATTGTTGTGGCAACAACTACATCTGGTGTTGCAGCCTCAATAATGCctggtggtagaaccgcccactcGTGCTTCAAGATTCCCCTCACCATTGATAATGGGGCCTTTTGCACCTTCACAAAACAGAGTGGTACTGCCAAGCTGCTTCGAGCATCATCTCTCATTATTTGGGACGAGGCTAGCATAACAAAGAGGCATTCTATCGAGGCGCTGGACAACAGTCTCCATGATATAATGGACCGACCAGAGTTGTCGTTCAGTGGGAAGACCGTGGTGTTCGGTGAAGATTTTAGACATGTTCTTCCTGTTGTCCGAAGAGGGTCGAGGGCTCAGGTGGTTGGTTCCTCACTGCATATGTCGTACCTTTGGGATTCCATGCGACATCTGAAACTAGTGCGCAACATGAGGGCAAAGAGCGACCCGTGGTTTGCAGAATACTTGTTGCGCATCGATGAAGGATCTAAGGAGGTGACTATTGATGATGAAATCCGTCTTCCTCATGATATATGCATACCGCACAATGGGGAAGATAGTGACCTTGATACTCTAATTGACTGCATATTCCCTAACCTCAATGCGAATATGTCAAGCAAAGATTATATCACCTCTCGAGCGATCTTATCTACGTGGAACAACTgggttgatatgattaatatgaagATGATAGGTCGTTTCcatggtgtaaggaaaatggaccctagtcccatttactttggattttggtgtttgatgaccaacacaaccaaattggactaatgaatttgcaagtgattgttttgtagttcaatatggtgcaagacgtgacttggacgaaggcgacgtgatgatccaaggatcaacaccacaagaaaagaccttaggagcacaagagaagacccaagatattaagcaGAGTCtaagcataaagataggaaccaagccgtatacaagatcacgaagaaacgagctcatagaagtgaccgaacgctagaccgaacgctggaagaaagtgaccggacactctgaTCAGTGGCTCTACAATagtaggcgtcagcagcagcgaccggacgctaaacaagTGAATTGAACggatgcaccgatggcactgttcatcagtccgacaacacactcagcaagtgacaggacgctggcggcaaaccgaccggacgtaggacagcagcgttcgatcgagtacagagaggttccagagtggcgaacttgcgaccagacacgtccggtggcaagtgatcggacgctggcagcgtccgatcagttgttcatggctccaacggtcaggacgaccgaaCGTGTCTGATCAGGAcgactctagcgtccggtcagtagcagaaaagcgggatttcgtccccaacggctactttctcagtggggcttataaatataacccCCAACTGGTCATTTGACgagagtggagctaaggaaacataccaagggtgttgatacaccattttagtgatctctacttgtatagtgcttagtgttttatttggtgattagcgtaggtgctttgctaagtgcttaggttgattagaccaccgcttatgcgcttgctctaggtttaggcctagtgtttagtgaggtttgcaaacctcttaccactcggtgcttgcacgcaccattgttgtacatcagaggggcttgtagtcttgcgagatcacaccaaccgagtttgtggtgtggccgccaccgtataccggagggaacaaggcccgcagcgttttggccagaagcttgatagtgaagacggcggggagcatccgggagaggcttgccggaaggcacgtcggagacctacTTGCGTGTGGTGAAGGCctaaggctatccacagagttacccgaccgggagcttggcccttgtgagggattccttgcgaggggctccaacgaggattaaGGGGAAgattacgcgcttctcgataccttggtaaaaataccagagtcattgacgggggtttgcatatctctaccttgctctttagcttccacatttacattgattgtattactccttttgcggtagagatagcaacacactagcaaaaccgtagttgcaaaTTTAGagagtttatcttttgcatag includes these proteins:
- the LOC136525390 gene encoding uncharacterized protein, with the protein product MSEDYRRNNQTTFMVEQMVLMDIKKLLQSMQKDIKMYPLPDIDDTYDACRDIPREIFEEASIEANEDGVALSDTLNMEQRAAYDEIMSSVDTEGGGLFFVDGPGGTKKTYLYRALVATIRSQKKIVVATTTSGVAASIMPGGRTAHSCFKIPLTIDNGAFCTFTKQSGTAKLLRASSLIIWDEASITKRHSIEALDNSLHDIMDRPELSFSGKTVVFGEDFRHVLPVVRRGSRAQVVGSSLHMSYLWDSMRHLKLVRNMRAKSDPWFAEYLLRIDEGSKEVTIDDEIRLPHDICIPHNGEDSDLDTLIDCIFPNLNANMSSKDYITSRAILSTWNNWVDMINMKMIARHERQWLPGNNPWPVVAWLPTPWVAVGRVGHPMPWKDGRGFGAGQPGLAAVAEEKGALLVEAVCAVLVEAMGAEE